One window of the Wolbachia endosymbiont of Ctenocephalides felis wCfeJ genome contains the following:
- the rimM gene encoding ribosome maturation factor RimM (Essential for efficient processing of 16S rRNA) gives MNNNLICLGVITAPHGIKGAVKIKTFTEKPENISLHGKLISGNESYKIDSVSVIGDDLVIATISGINSRNEAELLRGRNLYIKKDRLPKLNDENEFYQSDLLGMEVRLENNELYGHVKSICNFGSGDILEISVISIKKNIMLSFTKEIFPHVNTKERYIILNMPEFID, from the coding sequence ATGAACAACAATCTGATATGCCTAGGGGTAATTACTGCTCCCCATGGAATTAAGGGAGCAGTTAAAATAAAAACTTTTACTGAAAAGCCTGAGAATATCTCCTTGCACGGTAAGCTAATAAGTGGCAACGAAAGTTATAAAATAGATTCGGTGTCTGTCATAGGTGATGATTTGGTAATAGCTACAATAAGTGGAATAAATTCTCGTAACGAAGCAGAGCTCTTAAGAGGTAGAAATTTATATATCAAAAAGGACAGGCTACCAAAATTAAATGACGAAAATGAATTCTATCAAAGCGACCTTTTAGGTATGGAAGTAAGGCTGGAGAACAATGAATTATATGGCCATGTAAAATCTATATGTAATTTCGGTTCAGGAGACATCTTGGAAATTTCAGTTATTAGTATAAAAAAGAACATTATGTTGTCTTTTACCAAAGAGATATTTCCACATGTAAACACAAAGGAAAGATATATAATCCTCAATATGCCGGAGTTTATTGATTAA
- the hemA gene encoding 5-aminolevulinate synthase, whose amino-acid sequence MVDYEEIFLKKIKDIKEEGRYREFTHFASLPGRLPYIMDYERNREVIVWCSNNYLGMSQNESVIAAIQNSSVGAGGTRNISGTTKEVVELEQSLACLHNKEAALTFACGYLANQTTLSTLSSVIPDVVIFSDEKNHSSMIEGIKSGKRPKYIFRHNDIDHLEQLLQSVGKKTPKIIALESVYSMDGDVVPLREICDLAEEYDAITYLDEVHAVGMYGARGGGIAEREGLMDRVTVIQGTLSKAFGVMGGYIASSKSLVDVIRSSAPGFIFTTAMSPVLAAAAKASVEHLKSSNVEREKQKQVVEKVKNSLKNAGVNFIPTTTHIIPIIIGDPKLSKRASKLLFDEHGIYVQHINYPTVPRGTERFRITPTPYHTDEMIEHLTESLVKVFEVSVQAMAST is encoded by the coding sequence TTGGTAGACTACGAAGAAATATTCTTAAAAAAAATCAAAGATATAAAGGAGGAAGGGCGCTATCGTGAATTCACGCACTTTGCATCTTTGCCTGGCAGGCTTCCCTACATTATGGATTATGAAAGAAATAGAGAAGTTATCGTCTGGTGCAGTAATAACTACTTAGGAATGTCGCAAAATGAGAGTGTCATTGCCGCTATTCAGAATTCATCTGTTGGTGCAGGAGGAACAAGAAATATATCTGGTACAACAAAAGAGGTTGTTGAACTTGAACAATCCCTGGCTTGTTTGCATAACAAGGAGGCTGCTTTAACTTTTGCTTGTGGCTACCTTGCCAACCAGACAACGCTGAGCACCTTATCATCTGTCATTCCTGATGTGGTAATTTTTTCAGATGAGAAAAACCATTCTTCGATGATAGAAGGCATAAAATCAGGAAAAAGACCTAAATATATATTCAGGCATAATGACATTGATCACTTAGAGCAGTTGTTACAGTCTGTCGGCAAAAAGACACCCAAAATAATAGCACTTGAATCCGTATATTCAATGGATGGCGATGTAGTGCCACTGAGAGAAATATGTGACTTAGCAGAAGAATATGATGCAATTACCTATTTGGATGAGGTGCATGCAGTTGGCATGTATGGTGCACGCGGTGGTGGAATTGCAGAAAGAGAAGGTCTAATGGATAGAGTAACCGTCATTCAAGGTACATTATCAAAGGCTTTTGGAGTGATGGGTGGATATATAGCATCCTCAAAGAGCTTGGTGGATGTAATAAGAAGTTCTGCTCCAGGATTTATTTTCACAACTGCCATGTCGCCTGTTTTAGCAGCAGCAGCAAAGGCAAGCGTTGAACATCTAAAATCAAGTAACGTTGAAAGGGAAAAACAAAAACAAGTTGTAGAAAAAGTAAAAAATTCGCTGAAAAATGCGGGAGTCAATTTCATTCCAACAACAACTCATATCATTCCAATAATAATTGGCGACCCAAAGTTATCCAAAAGGGCATCAAAATTGTTATTTGATGAACATGGAATATACGTTCAACATATAAATTATCCGACAGTTCCAAGAGGAACTGAACGTTTTCGTATCACTCCTACGCCTTATCATACCGATGAAATGATAGAGCACTTAACAGAGTCTCTTGTAAAAGTTTTCGAGGTATCTGTTCAGGCAATGGCGTCAACTTAA
- a CDS encoding inositol monophosphatase family protein: protein MSISSPRINVMLDSVRSASKQLMRDFNELQISNVKSADFINKTYSKSKQAIYDCLRDYKQDYGFIFEDDADQEVKDDNYTWFIMPIESRDNFSSCMVHFTVSVCLIHKNKVVAAVIDAPALRETFWAEEKKGAFLEDSRSRHIKMRVKSCDRGLIDVNGNLLGKLLPGNSNVRSFGSTMLGFAYLAAGRYGGIVYSKVNKYKVLLGRLLLQESGGRLVEDNGLIIAGDIKLG, encoded by the coding sequence ATGTCTATTTCATCACCTCGGATTAATGTGATGCTTGATTCTGTACGCAGTGCTTCTAAACAACTTATGCGCGACTTTAACGAATTACAAATTTCCAATGTTAAGTCAGCTGACTTTATCAATAAGACTTACTCAAAATCTAAGCAGGCTATATACGATTGCTTGCGCGACTACAAACAAGACTATGGTTTTATTTTTGAAGATGATGCCGATCAAGAAGTCAAAGATGACAATTATACCTGGTTCATTATGCCTATAGAAAGCAGGGATAATTTTTCCAGTTGCATGGTTCATTTCACAGTGTCAGTTTGTCTAATTCATAAAAACAAAGTTGTAGCGGCTGTAATTGATGCTCCTGCTCTTAGAGAAACTTTTTGGGCAGAAGAGAAGAAGGGTGCTTTTCTTGAAGACTCCAGATCTCGTCATATAAAGATGCGAGTGAAAAGTTGTGATAGGGGTTTGATCGATGTAAATGGTAACTTATTAGGTAAACTACTACCTGGCAACAGTAACGTGCGCTCTTTCGGTTCGACAATGTTAGGTTTTGCATACCTTGCTGCAGGAAGATACGGTGGTATAGTTTACTCTAAAGTTAACAAATATAAGGTTCTGCTTGGTAGGCTTCTTCTGCAAGAAAGCGGTGGAAGGCTAGTAGAAGACAATGGATTAATCATCGCAGGCGATATTAAACTGGGGTAA
- the efp gene encoding elongation factor P, with protein MAERANDIRPGQVLEHNGGLFLVVSIMHTQPGKGGAYIQAEMKNIKTGAKHYERFRSDATVRRAILDEEEYVYLFTEGNIVNLMHPSNYEQITINLDLLGEKKVYLQDNMKVKVVTYQDKIISVHVPDYVTLTVKETESVIKGQTVTSSYKPAILENGMRINVPQFIKEEDKIVVHTPDDSYYERVKE; from the coding sequence ATGGCAGAAAGAGCTAATGATATTAGGCCAGGTCAAGTGTTGGAGCACAATGGTGGTTTGTTTCTGGTTGTGAGTATTATGCATACTCAACCTGGTAAAGGTGGTGCATACATACAAGCTGAAATGAAAAATATCAAAACCGGAGCAAAACACTATGAAAGGTTTCGCTCTGATGCAACAGTCAGAAGGGCTATTTTAGATGAAGAGGAATATGTTTATCTCTTTACTGAAGGAAATATTGTGAATCTTATGCATCCGAGTAATTACGAGCAAATTACTATAAACTTGGACTTATTAGGAGAAAAAAAGGTTTATTTACAGGATAATATGAAAGTTAAAGTAGTAACTTACCAAGATAAGATAATCTCTGTGCATGTGCCTGATTATGTTACACTGACTGTAAAAGAAACAGAGTCTGTTATCAAAGGACAAACTGTTACTTCCTCTTACAAACCTGCAATTTTAGAAAATGGGATGCGCATTAACGTACCTCAATTTATAAAAGAAGAAGATAAAATTGTAGTACACACTCCCGATGACAGCTATTACGAAAGGGTAAAAGAGTAA
- the recG gene encoding ATP-dependent DNA helicase RecG: MSLNEQPDVLAFLNGKLENIPKFHSTILPKLCGGDRVMDLLFYRPLSYVDRSKSLLDAQVGELTTFTAKVHEHQPPTFRGRPYKIVVEGESQYIFIVFFNYSVKYLYKSFPIGAHVIISGKLDKFAGYWQITHPDYVSLNIDQFEEIARIEPVYQLCRGITNKSIKNIINSNLKELPDLPEWIDGTLIEQKKWLSWRESIIKLHRPRSLAEAEVCRKRLAYDELFAYQLALKLARENHVRKERREFTISNKYKEQVLNGLSFQLTNDQIRAIDEISERQKSKYRMVSLLQGDVGSGKTVVALFVMLSVVENNMQAALMAPTTILAEQHYNWIEEALSCTDIKVALLTGKTTRKERKTIMNELASGILNIVVGTHALFQANVTFKNLGLAVIDEQQRFGVMQRNRLVGKGENTDILFVTATPIPRTLQQAMYGDVECSVLREKPKSRLPIKTVIMNIKKVPDIIEKLKGAISRGEKAYWICPYIEENEELNIAAAEMRFQELQKTFFDKVGIIHGKLTQDQKDQAMFSFKRNEFSLLVATTVIEVGIDVPDATIMIIENAEQFGLSQLHQLRGRVGRGSKPSFCILLYDNLSQSSSSKLKIMCESQDGFYIAEKDMMLRGSGDILGIKQSGCMEFKFADLYKDRELLNLAYNNAKGAIAEGKSFELLLDMFEYRSRLHFSKFQ, from the coding sequence ATGAGTCTCAACGAGCAACCAGATGTGCTGGCCTTTCTAAATGGCAAGCTGGAGAATATACCTAAGTTTCATTCCACAATATTGCCTAAACTTTGTGGCGGAGATAGAGTAATGGACCTGCTGTTTTACAGGCCACTCAGTTATGTTGATAGAAGTAAATCGCTACTTGATGCTCAAGTTGGAGAACTTACAACTTTCACAGCAAAAGTTCATGAACATCAGCCCCCCACTTTTAGGGGTAGGCCATATAAAATAGTCGTTGAAGGCGAAAGTCAGTATATATTCATAGTCTTTTTTAATTACTCAGTTAAATATTTATATAAGTCATTTCCAATTGGAGCCCATGTAATCATCAGTGGTAAACTTGATAAATTTGCTGGATATTGGCAAATTACTCACCCAGACTACGTATCGCTTAACATCGACCAATTTGAAGAGATAGCTCGCATAGAACCGGTTTACCAATTATGTCGCGGCATTACTAACAAGAGTATTAAAAACATAATAAATTCCAATCTAAAAGAATTGCCTGATTTGCCAGAGTGGATAGATGGTACATTAATCGAGCAAAAAAAATGGCTGAGTTGGAGAGAAAGCATTATAAAGCTGCACAGACCAAGGTCATTGGCAGAAGCGGAAGTTTGTCGGAAAAGGCTTGCCTATGATGAATTGTTTGCGTATCAACTAGCACTAAAACTTGCAAGAGAAAATCACGTAAGAAAAGAGAGAAGAGAATTTACAATATCTAATAAATATAAGGAGCAAGTTTTAAATGGATTGTCGTTCCAATTAACAAACGATCAAATTCGTGCAATAGATGAGATCTCGGAGAGACAAAAATCCAAATACCGCATGGTAAGCTTGCTACAAGGTGATGTCGGTAGTGGCAAGACCGTGGTTGCACTTTTTGTGATGTTGAGTGTGGTGGAAAACAACATGCAGGCAGCTCTAATGGCACCAACTACTATCTTGGCGGAACAACATTATAATTGGATCGAAGAGGCTTTATCTTGCACCGATATAAAAGTTGCTCTGCTTACTGGTAAAACTACGCGCAAAGAAAGAAAGACTATCATGAACGAACTTGCAAGTGGTATTTTAAATATAGTGGTTGGCACTCATGCACTGTTTCAAGCTAACGTTACATTTAAAAATTTAGGGCTTGCAGTCATAGACGAACAACAGCGGTTTGGGGTGATGCAGAGAAATCGTTTGGTAGGAAAGGGAGAAAATACCGACATACTTTTCGTTACTGCCACTCCTATCCCAAGGACTTTGCAGCAAGCTATGTATGGCGATGTTGAATGCTCCGTTTTAAGGGAAAAACCAAAATCTAGGTTGCCAATAAAAACCGTCATTATGAACATTAAAAAAGTACCAGATATTATTGAAAAACTGAAAGGTGCTATAAGCAGAGGCGAAAAAGCATATTGGATTTGCCCGTATATAGAAGAAAACGAAGAGCTCAATATAGCTGCAGCAGAGATGCGCTTTCAGGAATTGCAAAAAACATTTTTTGATAAAGTTGGAATAATACACGGAAAACTAACTCAAGATCAGAAAGATCAAGCTATGTTTTCTTTTAAAAGAAATGAATTTTCTCTCCTAGTCGCAACAACTGTGATAGAAGTTGGTATAGATGTACCAGATGCAACCATTATGATTATAGAAAATGCAGAGCAATTTGGGTTATCGCAATTACATCAGTTGAGAGGCAGAGTAGGACGAGGAAGCAAGCCGTCTTTTTGCATATTATTATATGATAATCTGAGTCAAAGCTCATCCTCAAAGTTAAAGATCATGTGTGAGTCACAAGATGGATTTTACATTGCTGAGAAGGACATGATGCTGAGAGGCAGCGGAGATATCTTAGGCATAAAACAATCAGGGTGCATGGAGTTTAAATTTGCTGACTTATATAAAGATAGAGAGCTACTCAACCTTGCGTATAATAATGCAAAAGGTGCAATTGCAGAGGGCAAATCTTTTGAATTACTGCTTGATATGTTCGAATATAGAAGTAGATTACACTTTTCAAAATTTCAGTGA
- the miaA gene encoding tRNA (adenosine(37)-N6)-dimethylallyltransferase MiaA, with protein MRDNIVIITGITASGKSELCDNLIEKYRNIRIINCDSKQVYKEIPIITAQPLRQGGFYRLYGYVSVKENYSAGLWLKDLEKEVNNALKNSQIPIITGGSGLYISSLIKGLSSIPQISQEVRQNVSELRKNLGKEEFYKLVLDKDSKIQGKIFTNDSHRLSRALEVITETGKSIFTWQKHRQPPLFNNFKIYTILPERDSVYQEINSRFIKMVKNGAIDEVKKLLSMKLAPHLPAMKAHGVPEIIEYLKGEITLNEAIQIAQTNTRHYAKRQYTWFKNQFPSSEVIDCANKLIEFEIF; from the coding sequence ATGAGAGATAATATAGTAATTATTACAGGAATTACGGCCTCAGGTAAATCAGAATTATGCGATAACCTGATAGAAAAATATAGGAATATTAGAATAATAAACTGTGACTCAAAGCAGGTGTATAAAGAAATTCCCATAATTACTGCTCAGCCACTAAGACAAGGAGGATTTTACAGACTATATGGTTACGTCTCGGTAAAAGAGAATTATTCTGCGGGTTTGTGGCTGAAAGATTTGGAGAAGGAAGTCAATAACGCGCTGAAAAATTCACAAATACCCATTATTACTGGAGGAAGTGGACTTTACATCAGCAGTTTAATTAAAGGCTTATCATCGATTCCACAAATAAGTCAGGAAGTGAGACAAAATGTAAGTGAGCTAAGAAAGAACTTAGGCAAAGAGGAGTTCTACAAATTAGTGCTAGACAAGGACTCAAAAATTCAAGGAAAAATATTTACGAATGATTCGCATCGCCTATCAAGAGCACTTGAAGTGATTACTGAAACCGGCAAGTCAATCTTTACATGGCAAAAACATAGACAGCCTCCTTTATTCAATAATTTTAAGATATATACAATTCTCCCTGAGCGTGACAGTGTATACCAAGAAATAAATTCTCGTTTTATTAAAATGGTTAAAAATGGAGCAATTGACGAGGTAAAAAAACTACTTAGTATGAAACTAGCTCCACATTTGCCGGCTATGAAGGCACACGGAGTACCGGAAATTATAGAGTACTTAAAAGGTGAAATTACTTTGAACGAGGCAATACAAATTGCTCAAACAAATACGAGGCATTACGCAAAGCGCCAATACACTTGGTTTAAAAATCAATTTCCAAGTTCTGAAGTGATTGACTGTGCAAACAAGTTGATAGAATTTGAGATATTTTAA
- the uvrA gene encoding excinuclease ABC subunit UvrA: MDDFIRVKGAKEHNLQGIDVNIPKNKLVVVTGLSGSGKSSLAFDTIYAEGQRRYVESLSAYARQFLNIQDKPDVESIIGLSPAISINQKSISRNPRSTVGTVTEIYDYLRLIYARIGIPYSPTTGLPIAKQTVSQIVDAIMALPVETKIYILAPIVRGRKGEHLKEILEIKKQGYVRLKIDGKIHEINDLPKLNKNKKHDIFVVADRISISDDIGNRLPSSIESALRLGHGLMYAEIVSLPGNRSSEYKSGQILTFSENFACPESGFTLEEIEPRFFSFNSPYGACESCNGLGKKLSVDIKQIVPDETLSISEGALRPVGSMFRPVHTNYGSLKNAILSLAENCKFSLDLPWQSMEQKVKDIILFGSQEVKFQGLVSILERQMDYDETLIEQYCSVNYCKECTGYRLKKEALTIKIGEKHIGEISRLSIDESLKWFENLPSRLTEQQKQISIRILNEISKRLTFLKNVGLNYLTLDRESSTLSGGESQRIRLASQIGSGLTGVLYVLDEPSIGLHQCDNDRLIATLKNLRDMGNTVIVVEHDEDTIMAADYVIDIGPGAGVNGGKIVAEGTPDQVQKSPESITGQYLSGKKKISIPKRRKQTTQFIKVVNACENNLKNINVEFPIGNFICVTGISGGGKSSLVIETLYKYSAHKINLSSVKYGKCDKIEGLEYIDKIIEVDQSPIGRTPASNPATYVGIFTHVRNWFAGLPESKARGYNIGRFSFNTKGGRCEACKGDGDLKIEMHFLPDVYVKCEQCKGRRYNRETLEVTYKGKSISDVLDMTIDQACDFFENLPMIKEKLVSLQEVGLGYIKLGQSSTTLSGGEAQRIKLSKELSKRFTGRILYILDEPTTGLHFEDVNNLLKILHKLVDLGNTVIVIEHNLHVIKTADHIIDIGPEGGVKGGKVVALGTPEEIINVPQSVTGKYLKQYLSTV, translated from the coding sequence ATGGACGATTTTATTAGAGTTAAGGGTGCAAAAGAACATAATCTACAAGGTATAGATGTTAATATACCAAAAAATAAGCTAGTTGTTGTAACTGGGCTAAGTGGTTCCGGCAAATCCAGCCTGGCGTTTGACACGATTTATGCAGAGGGTCAGCGTCGGTATGTTGAAAGCCTGTCGGCTTACGCACGTCAATTTCTCAACATTCAGGATAAGCCAGATGTTGAATCGATTATAGGCCTCTCTCCTGCAATATCGATCAACCAAAAGTCGATTTCAAGAAATCCAAGATCAACAGTTGGTACAGTTACTGAAATTTATGATTATTTACGCTTGATATATGCACGCATAGGAATTCCTTATTCACCTACAACTGGATTGCCGATAGCGAAACAAACCGTCTCTCAAATTGTAGATGCTATAATGGCATTACCTGTAGAAACTAAAATATATATTCTTGCTCCCATTGTACGTGGTAGAAAGGGAGAACATCTCAAAGAAATATTGGAAATTAAAAAGCAAGGTTACGTAAGACTAAAAATAGACGGTAAAATACACGAGATAAATGATTTGCCTAAGCTCAATAAGAACAAAAAGCACGATATCTTTGTAGTCGCAGACAGGATATCAATATCAGACGATATTGGAAATCGACTACCAAGCAGTATAGAGTCAGCATTGAGACTTGGTCATGGCTTAATGTATGCAGAAATAGTGAGCTTACCTGGCAATCGTAGTTCCGAATACAAAAGCGGCCAAATTTTAACTTTCTCAGAAAATTTTGCATGTCCAGAGTCCGGCTTCACTCTTGAAGAAATCGAACCAAGGTTTTTTTCTTTCAATAGCCCTTATGGCGCATGTGAATCATGTAATGGGCTTGGTAAGAAGCTAAGTGTTGATATAAAGCAGATAGTACCAGATGAAACGCTTTCAATATCTGAAGGCGCTTTAAGGCCAGTAGGATCAATGTTTCGTCCAGTACATACAAATTATGGATCTTTAAAAAATGCAATCCTATCACTAGCTGAAAATTGCAAATTTAGTCTCGATCTTCCATGGCAGAGCATGGAGCAAAAAGTGAAGGATATAATACTTTTTGGCTCTCAAGAAGTGAAATTTCAAGGTTTGGTTAGTATCCTAGAACGCCAGATGGATTATGATGAAACACTTATTGAGCAATATTGCTCTGTTAATTACTGTAAGGAATGTACTGGCTATAGACTGAAAAAAGAAGCACTTACAATCAAAATTGGCGAAAAACATATAGGTGAAATATCTAGGCTCAGCATCGATGAATCCCTTAAATGGTTTGAGAATTTGCCAAGCAGGCTTACAGAGCAACAGAAACAAATCTCAATTAGAATATTAAACGAAATAAGTAAGAGGCTAACATTTTTAAAGAATGTAGGGTTGAATTACCTGACGCTTGACCGCGAGTCCAGCACTCTTTCTGGTGGTGAAAGCCAGAGAATCAGACTTGCTTCGCAAATAGGTTCTGGCTTAACAGGAGTACTGTATGTGCTTGATGAGCCCTCGATTGGCCTTCATCAATGTGATAATGACCGATTAATCGCTACACTTAAAAACTTAAGGGATATGGGCAATACTGTAATTGTCGTTGAGCATGACGAAGACACAATAATGGCTGCTGATTATGTAATCGATATTGGTCCTGGGGCTGGTGTAAATGGAGGAAAAATTGTTGCAGAAGGAACACCAGATCAGGTGCAGAAAAGTCCTGAGAGCATAACAGGGCAATATTTGAGTGGAAAGAAAAAAATTTCCATTCCAAAAAGAAGAAAGCAAACGACTCAGTTCATAAAGGTAGTTAATGCGTGTGAGAACAACTTAAAAAATATAAATGTTGAATTTCCTATAGGGAATTTTATTTGTGTTACCGGAATATCAGGGGGGGGGAAATCAAGTTTAGTTATAGAAACACTATATAAATACTCGGCACACAAGATAAATCTTTCATCTGTAAAGTATGGCAAGTGCGACAAAATAGAAGGTCTTGAGTATATAGATAAAATTATAGAAGTTGATCAGTCACCAATTGGTAGGACTCCTGCATCAAATCCAGCAACATATGTTGGCATTTTTACTCATGTAAGGAATTGGTTTGCAGGTCTCCCGGAGTCGAAGGCACGAGGTTACAACATAGGCCGATTTTCATTCAATACCAAGGGAGGAAGATGCGAAGCGTGTAAAGGAGATGGAGATTTAAAGATAGAAATGCATTTTTTACCGGATGTTTATGTAAAGTGTGAACAGTGTAAAGGTCGACGATACAACCGAGAAACATTAGAGGTTACTTACAAAGGTAAATCAATCTCTGATGTACTTGATATGACGATAGATCAAGCTTGCGATTTTTTCGAAAACCTTCCAATGATAAAAGAAAAGTTAGTTTCTTTGCAAGAAGTAGGACTTGGCTATATAAAACTCGGGCAGTCATCAACAACGTTGTCTGGGGGTGAAGCACAACGAATAAAGCTATCTAAAGAGCTATCAAAGCGATTTACTGGGAGAATACTGTATATTCTTGACGAGCCAACAACTGGATTACATTTTGAAGATGTAAATAACTTACTGAAGATACTTCATAAATTAGTTGACCTTGGAAATACTGTTATAGTTATCGAACACAATTTACACGTTATAAAAACAGCAGATCACATAATAGACATTGGTCCAGAGGGTGGAGTGAAAGGTGGAAAAGTAGTTGCTTTAGGAACTCCAGAAGAAATAATAAACGTACCACAAAGTGTTACTGGTAAATATCTCAAGCAATACCTTTCAACAGTATAA
- a CDS encoding aspartate aminotransferase family protein, producing the protein MTISPILPVYSPININFSYGKGIYLYDTDNKCYIDFHSGIAVSSLGHANLQLISALKSQGERLWHITNTYNISAANNFAEKLINNSFANTVFFTNSGSEAVECGLKIARTYQNGKGNKNRYRILTFHGAFHGRTFLTCATNDRQKFSELLNPYIDWCDNIEPNIESVKKTISNDIGVVLVEPIQGQGGIKVMDEAFMKELRKLCDENDILLFFDCIQCGAGRTGKLFAYEHIEVEPDICALAKGIGGGFPLGACLATEKAAQYMAVGMHGSTFGGNPLATSVGNAVFDELLSYGFLENVEIRGKYLKNKLEDLASRFSMIEEVRGKGLMLGIKVKMNNQKFAEELSYRGLLTVGVTSDNVVRILPPLIITEKEIDKGIKILEQYLSEKSPNLY; encoded by the coding sequence ATGACAATTTCTCCTATCTTGCCAGTTTATTCTCCTATTAATATAAATTTTTCTTATGGTAAAGGTATTTACTTGTACGATACTGACAACAAGTGCTACATAGATTTTCATTCTGGCATAGCTGTTAGTAGTTTAGGTCACGCTAATTTGCAATTAATAAGCGCTCTCAAATCACAAGGAGAAAGGTTATGGCATATAACAAATACCTATAATATATCTGCTGCCAATAACTTTGCAGAGAAGTTAATAAACAACAGTTTTGCTAATACTGTATTTTTTACAAATTCTGGATCAGAGGCAGTAGAGTGTGGACTTAAAATTGCTAGGACCTATCAAAACGGAAAAGGTAATAAAAATCGCTATAGAATTTTGACATTTCATGGTGCATTTCATGGGAGAACCTTTTTAACCTGTGCTACAAACGATAGACAGAAATTTTCTGAATTACTGAATCCCTACATTGATTGGTGCGATAACATAGAGCCCAATATTGAGAGTGTAAAGAAGACAATTTCTAATGATATAGGTGTTGTGTTAGTAGAACCAATACAAGGGCAAGGCGGTATCAAAGTAATGGACGAAGCCTTTATGAAAGAGCTAAGGAAGCTGTGTGATGAAAACGACATATTACTATTTTTTGATTGTATACAATGTGGTGCTGGTAGAACCGGAAAATTATTTGCATACGAACATATAGAAGTGGAACCTGACATATGTGCTCTTGCAAAAGGGATAGGAGGAGGTTTTCCGCTGGGGGCCTGCCTTGCAACTGAAAAAGCTGCCCAATATATGGCAGTTGGCATGCATGGTTCCACTTTTGGGGGTAATCCACTTGCAACTTCGGTAGGCAATGCTGTATTTGATGAATTGCTTAGCTACGGCTTTTTAGAAAATGTTGAAATTAGAGGTAAGTATTTAAAAAATAAATTAGAAGACTTAGCAAGTCGGTTTTCAATGATAGAAGAAGTAAGAGGAAAGGGGTTGATGCTTGGAATAAAAGTGAAAATGAACAATCAAAAGTTTGCGGAAGAGTTAAGTTATCGTGGTTTACTTACTGTTGGAGTAACATCAGATAACGTTGTAAGAATTTTGCCTCCGCTCATTATCACTGAAAAAGAGATTGATAAAGGCATTAAGATTCTCGAGCAGTATTTATCTGAAAAATCTCCCAACTTGTATTAG